The genomic DNA GAAATTCAAGCGGCATTGCCGCCGTCGGTCACCGTCACGGTAGGGCCCGATCGAGCCTTCAGACCTTCCGCTATTCAGGTCGCGCGTATCGGGATGGAACGATTTCGACGAGGTGAAATCGCTGGAGATCTGGTTGCGCCGCTCTATGTCCAGCGGACCAGTGCTGAAATTCAATACGAACGAGGCGGTTCACCTCTTGCGAGACGTCGGCAAAGAGTTGATACCAAGATTGCTGAACGATTGGCTCGCGGCCGTCGGCGGTCGCCTCTGTAGGGAATGTGAGCAGCCACATCGTGCTTTCTGAATTTGAGATTGTCCCGGCGACATCGGATATGTTGGCGGACATCTTTGCTTTGGAAGAGGCTTGCTTCTCGTCCCCGTGGACGCGCAAAATGCTGGAAGGTGAATTGACGGGCAACCAATTCGCGCACTTTCTCGTCGCGATATGTCGCAGGCAGTCGAAAACAAAGACAAGGCCTACGATTATCGGGTACCATTGTTTCTGGATCGTCTTTGAAGAGTTGCGACTGATGAATCTTGCGGTACGAGAGTCGATGCGGAGGAGGGGGGTGGGAGGAACGCTTGTCACCGCGGCCCTCCATCTGGGGTTAGAGCATGCGGCCACTCGGGCGGTCCTCGAAGTCAGAACCTCGAACGATGCAGCGCGTTCCCTCTATACTCATATAGGCTTTGTGCCGATCGGTAGTCGCCCTCGTTACTATACGAATCCCATCGAAGACGCCGTGCTGATGGAAATGAATCCCCTTGTGGTGCCGCGTGATCAGAGGAGGGA from Nitrospira sp. includes the following:
- a CDS encoding Ribosomal-protein-S18p-alanine acetyltransferase, translating into MLADIFALEEACFSSPWTRKMLEGELTGNQFAHFLVAICRRQSKTKTRPTIIGYHCFWIVFEELRLMNLAVRESMRRRGVGGTLVTAALHLGLEHAATRAVLEVRTSNDAARSLYTHIGFVPIGSRPRYYTNPIEDAVLMEMNPLVVPRDQRRDRAFVSGGESASTESL